One genomic region from Frateuria soli encodes:
- the tyrS gene encoding tyrosine--tRNA ligase, with translation MSELEQTLATIARGADEVIKQEELIERLKSGRPLRIKAGFDPTAPDLHLGHTVLLNKMRQFQDLGHQVIFLIGDFTGMIGDPTGKNVTRKPLSREDVLKNAETYASQVFKVLDRERTEVRFNSEWFGKMSAADMIKLAAQHTVARMLERDDFAKRFAGQQPIAIHEFLYPLVQGYDSVALAADVELGGTDQKFNLLMGRALQEHHGQAPQIVLTMPLLEGLDGVHKMSKSLGNYIGIDEPAIDIVTKTMKIDDALMWRWFELLSFDVSLDALARMRREVEEGVLNPRDAKLRLARELATRFHDGVAAERAIAGWHAVVRGEGDTSLLPLTEIISPADGLRLPALLTAAGLTASNSEANRKLKERAVRIDAAVVEDAQRIFSAGFEGVLQVGKRNFARVRLVAG, from the coding sequence ATGAGCGAGCTCGAGCAGACGCTGGCGACCATCGCCCGCGGCGCGGACGAAGTCATCAAGCAGGAAGAACTCATCGAGCGCCTGAAGAGCGGGCGCCCGCTGCGCATCAAGGCCGGCTTCGATCCCACGGCCCCGGACCTGCACCTGGGACATACCGTGCTGCTCAACAAGATGCGCCAGTTCCAGGACCTGGGGCACCAGGTGATCTTCCTGATCGGCGACTTCACCGGGATGATCGGCGACCCGACCGGCAAGAACGTCACACGCAAGCCGCTCAGCCGCGAGGACGTGCTGAAGAATGCCGAAACCTACGCTTCGCAGGTCTTCAAGGTGCTCGATCGCGAGCGCACGGAGGTGCGCTTCAACTCCGAGTGGTTCGGCAAGATGTCGGCGGCCGACATGATCAAGCTGGCCGCGCAACATACCGTTGCGCGCATGCTCGAGCGCGACGACTTCGCCAAGCGCTTCGCCGGCCAGCAGCCGATCGCGATCCATGAATTCCTCTACCCGCTGGTGCAGGGCTACGACTCGGTGGCATTGGCGGCGGACGTCGAGCTCGGCGGCACCGACCAGAAGTTCAACCTGCTGATGGGGCGCGCCTTGCAGGAGCACCACGGCCAGGCGCCGCAGATCGTGCTCACCATGCCGCTGCTCGAGGGCCTGGACGGCGTGCACAAGATGTCCAAGTCGCTGGGCAACTACATCGGCATCGATGAGCCCGCGATCGACATCGTCACCAAGACCATGAAGATCGACGACGCACTGATGTGGCGATGGTTCGAGCTGCTCAGCTTCGACGTCTCGCTGGATGCGCTGGCGCGCATGAGGCGCGAAGTGGAGGAGGGCGTGCTGAATCCGCGGGATGCCAAGCTGCGGCTCGCACGCGAGCTGGCGACGCGCTTCCACGACGGGGTGGCCGCCGAGCGGGCGATCGCCGGCTGGCATGCGGTGGTGCGCGGCGAAGGCGATACCTCGCTCTTGCCGCTCACCGAGATCATCTCGCCCGCAGACGGCCTGCGCCTGCCTGCCCTGTTGACGGCGGCGGGGCTCACCGCCAGCAACTCCGAAGCGAACCGCAAGCTCAAGGAGCGCGCGGTACGCATCGATGCGGCCGTGGTGGAGGACGCGCAGCGCATATTCAGTGCCGGGTTCGAGGGCGTGCTGCAGGTGGGCAAGCGCAATTTCGCGCGCGTGAGGCTGGTCGCGGGCTAG
- a CDS encoding OapA family protein: MGEGDRIARAARKQAIRRKAQRRHMHFYERCAHWSFSRLGESEPLRWHRERWILAGTALLLTALSGFFLPAWASAMRPDPQPMAHTLLPLTLPKASPVAAPARAMEDWQVVQVQPGQTLSDIFQDQGLSLTDLQRVMDAAGAAKGAFHNIRPHQEFDFLLGSDGSLKGVRFDKDEANRAVVRFDGGQATLNIQPRAMETREHVAHGTITSSLYAAAARAGMSQGMVGKLADLFKYDIDFVQDLRDGDSFTVIYDDVYRDGSYYAEGDIVAAEFVNQGRRYTAYRFKKADGRYGWFSEDGRPIQKSFLRIPVDFTRISSRFSAGRMHPILGRMRAHKGVDYAAPSGTPIHAAGDGVIKFKGWMRGYGNFVVVQHNKNISTAYGHMSRFAKERVGQHVSQGQVIGYVGMTGLATGPHLHYEFRVNGVQRDPQTVTLPKPQPLPAAQLARFESQVVRPQLARLKAMDANIKLAQLRSATRNDD; the protein is encoded by the coding sequence ATGGGTGAGGGCGACCGGATCGCGCGGGCGGCGCGCAAGCAGGCAATACGCCGCAAGGCGCAGCGTCGCCACATGCACTTCTATGAACGCTGCGCGCACTGGTCCTTCAGCCGCCTGGGCGAGTCCGAACCGCTGCGCTGGCACCGCGAGCGCTGGATCCTGGCCGGTACGGCGCTGCTGCTGACGGCCCTTTCCGGTTTCTTCCTGCCTGCCTGGGCCAGCGCGATGCGGCCCGATCCGCAGCCCATGGCGCATACGCTGTTGCCGCTGACCCTGCCCAAGGCCTCGCCGGTCGCCGCACCCGCCCGCGCGATGGAGGACTGGCAGGTGGTGCAGGTACAGCCCGGTCAGACATTGTCGGACATCTTCCAGGACCAGGGCCTGTCCCTCACCGACCTGCAGCGCGTGATGGATGCGGCCGGCGCCGCCAAGGGCGCTTTCCACAACATCCGGCCGCACCAGGAGTTCGATTTCCTGCTTGGGAGCGACGGCAGCCTCAAGGGCGTCCGCTTCGACAAGGACGAAGCGAACCGCGCGGTGGTCCGCTTCGACGGCGGCCAGGCCACGCTGAACATCCAGCCGCGGGCGATGGAAACCCGTGAGCACGTCGCCCACGGCACCATCACCAGCTCGCTGTATGCCGCCGCGGCCAGGGCCGGCATGAGCCAGGGCATGGTTGGCAAGCTGGCCGACCTGTTCAAGTACGACATCGATTTCGTGCAAGACCTGCGCGACGGTGACAGCTTCACGGTCATCTACGACGACGTCTACCGTGACGGCAGCTACTACGCGGAGGGCGACATCGTCGCCGCGGAGTTCGTCAACCAGGGCCGCCGTTACACCGCCTACCGGTTCAAGAAGGCCGACGGCCGCTACGGCTGGTTCAGCGAGGATGGCCGACCCATCCAGAAGTCGTTCCTGCGCATTCCGGTGGACTTCACCCGCATCTCCTCCCGTTTCAGCGCAGGCCGCATGCATCCGATCCTGGGCCGCATGCGAGCGCACAAGGGCGTGGACTACGCGGCGCCCAGCGGTACGCCGATCCATGCCGCCGGCGACGGCGTGATCAAGTTCAAGGGCTGGATGCGCGGCTATGGCAACTTCGTGGTCGTCCAGCACAACAAGAACATCAGCACCGCCTACGGCCACATGTCGCGTTTCGCCAAGGAACGTGTCGGCCAGCACGTCAGCCAGGGCCAGGTGATCGGCTACGTGGGCATGACCGGCCTGGCCACCGGCCCGCATCTGCATTACGAGTTCCGCGTCAATGGCGTGCAGCGCGATCCGCAGACGGTGACCCTGCCCAAGCCCCAGCCGCTGCCGGCGGCGCAGCTGGCCCGGTTCGAATCGCAGGTCGTGCGCCCGCAACTGGCCCGCCTGAAGGCGATGGATGCCAACATCAAGCTCGCCCAGCTGCGCTCGGCCACGCGCAACGACGACTGA
- a CDS encoding anhydro-N-acetylmuramic acid kinase codes for MTADDASALYLGLISGTSADGVDVALVSFEQGLPQLRAALTHPWPEALRERVLALAQDLTAFSLDSFGRLDVAVGRHFAEAARALLETSGTAPSAVRALGSHGQTVRHRPAGEAPFTLQIGDPSVIAETCGIDVVADFRRADVAAGGQGAPLLPAVHAMLLGQPGVTRVVLNLGGIANITVLGPEDLVLGFDTGPANGLLDAWCQEQRGEPFDRDGAFAAAGQVDAPLLEALLADPYFTLPPPKSTGREHFHLAWLLRQPRVALLSPADVQATLLELTAHTVADAIEAHAPAATDVLVCGGGVHNSRLMARLAEWLAPRRVASTATHGIDPDYLEAVAFAWLARQRVLGLPGNLPAVTGARGRRVLGALYLAPRE; via the coding sequence ATGACCGCGGACGATGCATCGGCCCTCTACCTGGGGCTGATCTCGGGCACCAGCGCCGACGGCGTGGACGTTGCGCTGGTGTCCTTCGAGCAGGGGCTGCCGCAGCTGCGCGCCGCGCTCACCCATCCCTGGCCCGAAGCCCTGCGCGAACGCGTACTGGCACTGGCGCAGGATCTGACCGCCTTCAGCCTGGACAGCTTCGGTCGCCTGGACGTTGCGGTCGGGCGCCACTTCGCCGAAGCCGCGCGGGCGTTGCTGGAAACCAGCGGCACGGCTCCTTCCGCGGTGCGCGCACTCGGCTCGCACGGCCAGACGGTGCGGCACCGCCCCGCCGGCGAGGCGCCCTTCACCTTGCAGATCGGTGACCCCTCGGTCATCGCCGAAACCTGCGGCATCGACGTGGTGGCCGATTTCCGCCGCGCCGACGTCGCGGCCGGCGGCCAGGGCGCGCCGCTGTTGCCGGCGGTACACGCCATGCTCCTTGGCCAGCCTGGCGTCACGCGCGTGGTGCTCAACCTCGGCGGAATCGCCAACATCACGGTGCTCGGGCCGGAAGACCTGGTGCTCGGCTTCGATACGGGTCCCGCCAACGGCCTGCTGGACGCCTGGTGCCAGGAGCAGCGCGGCGAACCGTTCGATCGCGACGGCGCATTCGCCGCCGCCGGCCAGGTCGATGCGCCGCTGCTCGAGGCACTGCTGGCCGATCCCTACTTCACGCTCCCGCCGCCCAAGAGCACCGGCCGCGAACACTTCCACCTGGCGTGGCTGCTGCGCCAGCCGCGGGTGGCGCTGCTGTCGCCGGCCGACGTGCAGGCCACGCTGCTGGAACTGACCGCGCACACCGTGGCTGATGCGATCGAGGCCCACGCCCCCGCCGCGACGGACGTACTGGTCTGCGGCGGAGGCGTGCACAACTCCCGGCTGATGGCACGCCTGGCCGAGTGGCTGGCACCGCGACGCGTGGCGAGCACAGCCACGCACGGCATCGATCCGGACTACCTGGAAGCGGTGGCGTTCGCCTGGCTGGCGCGCCAGCGAGTGCTGGGATTGCCGGGCAACCTGCCCGCCGTCACCGGCGCGCGCGGCCGGCGCGTGCTGGGTGCGTTGTACCTGGCTCCGCGGGAATGA
- a CDS encoding AmpG family muropeptide MFS transporter, which yields MPTEPATAPPRKPSIWRAFAQPAAGTMALLGFSSGLPFLLVAGTLAYWLKENGIKLEEITMIASAGLTYAFKFVWAPLLDHWRVPGFARLGQRRGWLLFAQLCVTVGLLAMALLTPDQLWPFVAATLLVAFFGATQDIAVDAYRIEIAPSHVQGALVATYALGYRIGLLLAGAVALIMADHVPWRVVYLVMAAAMAIPIATTLLAREPDVLRTRPASWGIAMRESVIDPFADFFRRYGWQAAGVILLFILLFKIPEQATIGGIMSPFYRDMQFSKTEIGAITKIYGVWIGIVGVFLGGAAVARWGAWRSLGVTVVLCGCSNLFYLVLIGHPGNLVALTLVISAENLTLGMLGPPTVAFLSMLVNRQHTATQYALLSSLVNLPGKLLGFFAGGIATAAGYGGYFVLTVLALIPAMVLYLLLWRRIRAAEQVEA from the coding sequence ATGCCGACTGAACCGGCCACCGCGCCGCCCCGCAAACCCTCGATCTGGCGCGCCTTCGCGCAGCCGGCGGCAGGCACGATGGCGCTGCTGGGATTTTCCTCGGGTCTGCCGTTCCTGCTGGTCGCCGGCACGCTGGCGTACTGGCTCAAGGAAAACGGCATCAAGCTCGAAGAGATCACCATGATCGCCAGCGCGGGGCTGACCTACGCGTTCAAGTTCGTCTGGGCGCCGTTGCTCGACCACTGGCGGGTTCCCGGCTTCGCGCGTCTGGGCCAGCGCCGAGGCTGGCTGTTGTTCGCGCAGTTGTGCGTCACCGTGGGCTTGCTGGCGATGGCGCTGCTGACGCCCGACCAGCTGTGGCCGTTCGTGGCTGCAACGTTGCTGGTGGCCTTCTTCGGCGCAACCCAGGACATCGCGGTGGACGCCTACCGCATCGAGATCGCACCCTCGCACGTGCAGGGTGCGCTGGTGGCGACCTACGCACTGGGTTACCGCATCGGGTTGCTGCTGGCTGGCGCGGTGGCGCTGATCATGGCCGACCACGTGCCCTGGCGTGTGGTCTACCTGGTCATGGCGGCCGCGATGGCGATCCCGATCGCCACCACGCTGCTGGCACGCGAGCCGGACGTGCTGCGCACGCGCCCGGCCAGCTGGGGCATCGCCATGCGCGAAAGCGTGATCGACCCGTTCGCCGATTTCTTCCGCCGCTACGGCTGGCAGGCGGCCGGCGTGATCCTGCTGTTCATCCTGCTGTTCAAGATTCCCGAGCAGGCGACCATCGGCGGCATCATGAGTCCGTTCTACCGCGACATGCAGTTCTCCAAGACCGAGATCGGTGCAATCACCAAGATCTACGGCGTCTGGATCGGCATCGTCGGCGTGTTCCTCGGCGGCGCGGCAGTGGCGCGCTGGGGCGCGTGGCGTTCGCTGGGCGTGACCGTCGTGCTCTGCGGTTGCAGCAACCTGTTCTACCTCGTGCTGATCGGCCACCCCGGCAACCTGGTGGCGCTGACGCTGGTGATCTCGGCCGAGAACCTCACGCTGGGCATGTTGGGCCCACCGACCGTGGCGTTCCTGTCGATGCTGGTCAATCGCCAGCACACCGCCACCCAGTACGCCCTGCTCAGCTCGCTGGTGAACCTGCCCGGCAAGCTGCTGGGCTTCTTTGCCGGCGGGATCGCCACGGCCGCGGGCTACGGCGGCTACTTCGTGCTCACCGTGCTGGCGCTGATCCCCGCGATGGTGTTGTACCTCCTGCTATGGCGCCGTATCCGCGCCGCGGAGCAGGTCGAAGCCTAG
- a CDS encoding exodeoxyribonuclease III, whose protein sequence is MRIVTLNANGIRSAASKGVFDWLRTQQADVVCLQETKAQENQLTDGMFRPDGHHCFYRDATCKKGYSGVAIYAKREPDAVLTELGWDPFDCEGRYIEARFGNLSVVSLYVPSGSSGEERQQFKFKAMDFLTPIFDGWLNSGRDYVICGDWNIVHTKNDIKNWTSNQKNSGCLPQERAWLDLLFHTRGWVDSFRAIKPEAVEYTWWSNRGRARENNVGWRIDYQVCTPGLRDRMRACSVYREQRFSDHAPYTVDYAD, encoded by the coding sequence ATGAGAATCGTCACGCTCAACGCCAACGGCATTCGCTCGGCCGCCAGCAAGGGCGTGTTCGACTGGCTGCGCACGCAGCAGGCCGACGTGGTCTGCCTGCAGGAAACCAAGGCGCAGGAGAACCAGCTCACCGACGGGATGTTCCGTCCGGACGGCCATCATTGCTTCTATCGCGACGCGACGTGCAAGAAGGGCTACAGCGGCGTGGCGATCTACGCGAAGCGGGAGCCGGACGCCGTGCTCACCGAGCTGGGCTGGGATCCGTTCGACTGCGAAGGGCGCTACATCGAGGCGCGTTTCGGCAACCTGTCGGTGGTCTCCCTCTACGTGCCTTCGGGCTCCTCCGGGGAAGAGCGCCAGCAGTTCAAGTTCAAGGCGATGGACTTCCTCACGCCGATCTTCGACGGGTGGCTCAACAGCGGCCGCGACTATGTGATCTGTGGCGACTGGAACATCGTCCACACGAAAAACGACATCAAGAACTGGACCTCCAACCAGAAGAATTCCGGCTGCCTGCCGCAGGAGCGCGCCTGGCTGGACCTCCTGTTCCACACCCGCGGCTGGGTCGACAGCTTCCGCGCGATCAAGCCCGAGGCGGTCGAGTACACCTGGTGGTCCAACCGCGGGCGGGCGCGCGAGAACAACGTCGGATGGCGCATCGACTACCAGGTCTGCACGCCGGGCCTGCGTGATCGCATGCGCGCCTGCTCGGTCTATCGCGAGCAGCGCTTCTCCGACCATGCGCCGTACACGGTCGACTATGCCGACTGA
- the pyrE gene encoding orotate phosphoribosyltransferase, whose protein sequence is MQPYQRDFIELALARDVLRFGDFTLKSGRRSPYFFNLGRIDTGAALARLGEAYAAALIRAQLPVDMLFGPAYKGIALAAATAIALATRHGRDLPWAYNRKEAKDHGEGGVLVGAPLAGRVLIVDDVMTAGTAVRESLALIRAQGATPAGVLIALDRQERGQGELSAAQEVARDHGVPVIAITGLDEVLAYAGERPELAAEHARLLDYRSRYGVSA, encoded by the coding sequence ATGCAGCCCTACCAACGCGACTTCATCGAACTGGCGCTCGCGCGCGACGTGCTTCGCTTCGGCGACTTCACTCTCAAGTCCGGCCGCCGGAGCCCCTATTTCTTCAATCTCGGCCGGATCGATACCGGCGCCGCGCTGGCGCGGCTGGGCGAAGCGTACGCGGCCGCGCTGATCCGTGCGCAGTTGCCGGTGGACATGCTGTTCGGACCCGCCTACAAGGGCATCGCCCTGGCCGCCGCCACCGCCATAGCGCTGGCGACGCGCCATGGCCGCGACCTGCCGTGGGCTTACAACCGCAAGGAAGCGAAGGACCACGGCGAGGGCGGCGTGCTGGTCGGCGCGCCGCTGGCCGGTCGCGTGCTGATCGTCGATGACGTCATGACCGCAGGCACCGCGGTGCGCGAATCGCTTGCCCTGATCCGTGCGCAGGGCGCCACGCCGGCCGGGGTGCTGATCGCGCTCGACCGGCAGGAGCGCGGCCAGGGCGAGCTCTCCGCCGCGCAGGAAGTGGCGCGCGACCATGGCGTCCCGGTGATCGCCATCACCGGCCTGGACGAAGTGCTTGCCTACGCCGGCGAACGCCCGGAACTGGCCGCCGAACATGCGCGCCTGCTCGATTACCGCAGCCGCTACGGCGTGTCCGCATAA
- a CDS encoding DUF4124 domain-containing protein, whose protein sequence is MRKFVYAVAIGLAATVLTAHAQKATGVRYHWRDGKGLSHYSDSLTAEAMKYGYDLVNDRGYVVRHVERQLSPEERAAADQLAAEQAAQRRAAEARRRADLQMLNAYGDETALKQAQQSELDSIDQQINTTRLNLRSQEKTLADLLGRAADMERAKEKVPKYLVESIADQRNVVSSQRGTLDRLQDRRDAAEKEAAQQLDHYRALKKAQDEQRH, encoded by the coding sequence ATGCGCAAGTTCGTTTACGCCGTCGCGATCGGCCTGGCGGCGACGGTCCTGACCGCCCATGCCCAGAAGGCCACGGGCGTCCGCTATCACTGGCGCGACGGCAAGGGCCTGTCCCATTACAGCGACAGCCTCACCGCCGAAGCGATGAAGTACGGCTACGACCTGGTCAACGACCGCGGCTACGTGGTGCGCCACGTCGAGCGCCAGCTGAGCCCCGAGGAGCGCGCCGCGGCCGACCAGCTCGCCGCCGAGCAGGCGGCCCAGCGCCGCGCCGCCGAAGCGCGCCGGCGCGCCGACCTGCAGATGCTCAACGCCTACGGCGACGAGACCGCACTGAAACAGGCGCAGCAGTCGGAACTGGACAGCATCGACCAGCAGATCAACACCACGCGCCTGAACCTGCGCAGCCAGGAGAAGACGCTGGCCGACCTGCTCGGCCGCGCCGCGGACATGGAGCGGGCCAAGGAAAAAGTGCCCAAGTACCTGGTCGAGAGCATCGCGGACCAGCGCAACGTGGTGTCCAGCCAGCGCGGCACGCTGGACCGGCTGCAGGACCGACGCGACGCGGCCGAGAAAGAGGCCGCGCAGCAACTCGATCACTATCGCGCGCTGAAGAAGGCGCAGGACGAACAGCGCCACTAG